The following coding sequences are from one Haliotis asinina isolate JCU_RB_2024 unplaced genomic scaffold, JCU_Hal_asi_v2 scaffold_19, whole genome shotgun sequence window:
- the LOC137269945 gene encoding serine/threonine-protein phosphatase 6 regulatory ankyrin repeat subunit C-like: MHMQPESQTPSPDKDQGGHNVHDAENNLTAFKHILSSDDKDINHRGQNGKTAIMCAAQEGNSEMFELFVAKGADLSILDAGGNNILHYASVGGDVKIMKYIISEHKASINSRDEYQRTPVVLAASYGRVDAFMFLVNQGVDLTLKDAFSNNILHSACYGGNVDIVKCILSQTPVNINSIDKFLRTPVMWAAQLGHKLVFDLLVDRGGDLKLHDFVGNNILHYACTGGHMEIVKYLLSSNVVDRDGRNSYGFTASAVAKHHGHGSVQELILSQR; this comes from the exons ATGCACATGCAGCCAG AGTCACAGACACCATCCCCAGACAAGGACCAAGGTGGACACAACGTCCATGACGCAGAGAATAATCTGACTGCTTTTAAGCACATATTGTCAAGTGACGATAAGGACATAAACCATCGTGGACAGAACGGGAAGACTGCAATCATGTGCGCAGCACAAGAAGGAAacagtgaaatgtttgaattgTTTGTTGCTAAAGGAGCTGACTTATCAATATTAGATGCTGGCGGTAATAACATCCTTCACTATGCAAGTGTTGGAGGAGATGTGAAAATCATGAAGTATATTATCTCAGAACACAAAGCCAGCATCAACAGCAGGGACGAGTACCAGAGGACCCCAGTGGTGTTGGCAGCATCGTATGGAAGAGTTGATGCGTTCATGTTTCTTGTTAACCAGGGAGTTGATCTGACTTTAAAAGATGCTTTCagtaacaacatccttcactcgGCATGTTACGGAGGAAATGTAGATATAGTGAAgtgtatcctgtcacagaccCCTGTCAATATCAACTCCATCGACAAGTTCTTGAGGACGCCTGTCATGTGGGCGGCACAGCTAGGACACAAACTCGTGTTTGATCTGCTTGTTGACAGGGGTGGTGATCTGAAGCTACATGATTTCGTTGggaacaacatccttcattatGCATGTACTGGAGGTCATATGGAGATCGTGAAGTATCTCCTCTCGAGCAACGTTGTGGATAGGGATGGAAGGAACAGTTATGGATTCACAGCTTCTGCTGTGGCGAAACACCACGGCCATGGATCAGTGCAAGAACTGATTTTGTCCCAGAGGTGA